One Dioscorea cayenensis subsp. rotundata cultivar TDr96_F1 chromosome 17, TDr96_F1_v2_PseudoChromosome.rev07_lg8_w22 25.fasta, whole genome shotgun sequence DNA window includes the following coding sequences:
- the LOC120280032 gene encoding glycine--tRNA ligase, mitochondrial 1-like, with protein sequence MASSSSSASVEAQVEAVRSIKASPGASQFEMDMAVESPKGLKLEVAARQAEVNRKEDGATSELINDALRQAVVNILERRLFIIPSFKIYRGVAGLYDYGPPGCAVKSNVLTLWRQHFVMEENMLEVDCPCITPEVVLKASGHVDKFTDLMVNDEKTGTCYRADHLLKDYCKEKLEKDLTLTPAKVAELKHVIAILDDLSAEELGAKLKEYGITAPDTKNPLSDPYPFNLMFRTSIGPTGLSTGFMRPETAQGIFVNFKDLYYYNGNKLPFAAAQIGQAFRNEISPRQGLLRVREFTLAEIEHFVDPDDKSHPKFANVAELEFFMFPREDQLAGKSARKICLREAVSKGIVNNETLGYFIGRVFRFLARLGIDEDRLRFRQHLPNEMAHYAADCWDAEIESSFGWIECVGIADRSAYDLRGHTDKSGVPLVAHEKFSEPREVEKLVITPSKKDLGLAFEGNQKMVVGALEAMSEKEALEMKATLESKGEAEFLVCTLGKTVVITKNMVSIRMEKKKEHQRVFTPSVIEPSFGIGRIIYCLYEHSFHRRPCKSKDEQLNVFRFPPVVAPIKCTVFPLIKNPEFDDVARSIAETLTKAGISNIIDITGTSIGKRYARTDEIGVPFAVTVDSTTSVTIRERDSRQQIRVNIKEVVSVVKELIEGQSTWTALVRAYTQT encoded by the exons ATGGCCTCTTCTTCCTCCTCGGCCTCCGTGGAAGCGCAGGTGGAGGCCGTGCGGAGCATCAAAGCTAGCCCCGGCGCGTCACAGTTCGAGATGGATATGGCTGTGGAGTCACCTAAGGGTTTGAAGCTCGAGGTCGCTGCTCGCCAAGCGGAAGTCAACAGAAAAGAGGATGGTGCCACCAGTGAGCTTATCAACGATGCGCTCCGGCAGGCGGTGGTGAATATTCTGGAGAGGAGGCTGTTTATTATCCCGTCGTTTAAGATTTATCGCGGTGTTGCGGGGTTGTACGATTATGGGCCTCCTGGTTGCGCTGTGAAGTCGAATGTTCTCACTCTCTGGCGCCag CATTTTGTTATGGAGGAGAATATGCTTGAAGTGGACTGCCCCTGTATCACACCTGAAGTTGTCTTGAAGGCTTCTGGTCATGTTGACAAGTTCACTGACCTTATGGTCAATGATGAGAAGACAGGAACTTGTTACCGGGCAGATCATCTTCTCAAGGACTATTGCAAGGAGAAGCTTGAGAAGGACCTCACTTTGACACCTGCAAAGGTTGCTGAGCTAAAGCATGTTATTGCTATATTAGATGATCTCTCTGCTGAGGAATTGGGGGCGAAACTCAAAGAGTATGGGATTACTGCACCGGACACAAAGAACCCTCTTTCTGATCCATATCCCTTTAATCTCATGTTCCGGACTTCCATAGGCCCAACAGGTTTAAGCACAGG GTTTATGAGGCCAGAAACAGCACAGGGCATCTTTGTGAACTTCAAGGACTTGTACTATTACAATGGGAATAAGCTTCCATTTGCAGCTGCCCAGATAGGCCAGGCATTTAGAAACGAG ATATCACCTCGCCAAGGTCTCCTCAGAGTACGTGAGTTTACACTGGCGGAAATTGAACATTTTGTTGACCCAGATGACAAATCTCATCCAAAGTTTGCTAATGTTGCTGAATTGGAATTTTTTATGTTTCCAAGAGAGGATCAATTGGCAGGAAAATCAGCCAGAAAGATATGTCTTCGAGAAGCAGTTTCAAAG GGAATTGTCAACAATGAGACCCTTGGTTATTTCATAGGGAGAGTGTTCCGCTTCCTTGCACGCCTTGGAATTGATGAAGATCGGTTGCGCTTCCGGCAACATCTGCCAAATGAGATGGCTCATTATGCTGCTGATTGCTGGGATGCGGAGATAGAATCTTCCTTTGGCTGGATCGAGTGTGTTGGGATTGCAGACAGATCTGCCTATGACTTGCGTGGCCATACC GACAAAAGTGGTGTGCCTTTGGTTGCTCATGAAAAATTCTCAGAACCTAGAGAGGTGGAG AAACTGGTTATAACCCCATCCAAGAAGGATCTCGGTCTTGCATTTGAAGGGAATCAAAAGATGGTAGTTGGAGCATTAGAG GCAATGTCTGAGAAAGAAGCTTTGGAAATGAAGGCAACCTTAGAATCCAAGGGAGAGGCTGAATTTCTAGTCTGCACTCTTGGGAAAACTGTGGTCATCACGAAAAACATGGTTTCAATTagaatggagaaaaagaaagaacaccAGAGAGTTTTCACCCCTTCTGTCATTGAACCATCTTTTGGCATTGGAAGGATCATCTACTGCCTATACGAGCATTCCTTCCATAGAAGACCTTGTAAATCAAAGGATGAGCAATTGAATGTGTTCCGGTTTCCCCCAGTTGTTGCTCCCATCAAATGCACTGTGTTTCCATTGATCAAAAACCCAGAGTTTGATGATGTAGCTAGAAGCATTGCAGAGACATTGACAAAAGCCGGGATCTCTAATATTATAGATATTACAG GCACATCAATTGGAAAACGATATGCAAGAACCGATGAGATTGGCGTTCCATTCGCTGTTACTGTGGATTCAACAACATCTGTAACCATTAGGGAGAGAGACAGCAGGCAACAAATTCGGGTAAACATCAAGGAGGTGGTTTCTGTAGTGAAAGAGCTAATTGAAGGTCAAAGCACTTGGACTGCTCTTGTTAGGGCATACACACAAACCTAA